In Streptomyces sp. ML-6, the genomic stretch GCGTGAGGAGGTCAGGGGGCGGAGATGGCGCGCTCACCGCCGGACGGTGCCCACGACGGGGCCACCCCGGTCACTTGGCACACCATCAGGAAGAGCGGAATGGGCGGGGTGTACGGCGTGCGGTTGTCGGGCTGGTGGATCAACCGGGGGCGCACGGCGGGGACATAGGCCCCTTTCGCGTAGGCGACCTGCCGCGGCCAGTCCAGATCGAGATCCGAGCCCGCGGGCACGATCCACCACCAGCGCTCGGCGTCCGCGAAGACACAGCCGGTGCGCGGCAGGTGGGACATCAGCCGGAAGCCGTACCTGGCCGGAACCCCCACCGCGTCGCAGCCCAGGCTCGCCGACAGCGCGGGCGGCAGCGGCAGGCGCACCGTGTCCGCGGCGAGCCGGGGATCGCGGGAGCGCCGGGTTTTGAGCAGGTGCGACATCGCGTTCTTCAACATGGCTGCTCCGGGCCGTGCGACAGCTCCGCCCAGACGATGCGGCCCGAGCCGTTGCCCGTGTCGCGGGAGCCCCAGGCGCTGCACATCGCGTCGACGAGCAGCAGGCCGCGCCCGTGCTCGTCGTCGGAGGTGCGGCGCAACTGCGGTCCACCGGGCTGGTGCCCCTGGTCCTGCACGGCTATGCGCAGCCGTCGGTGGAGGCGGTGCAGCTCGCACACGACGCGCGTGCTCACGGTGTGCACCACCGCGTTGGTCACCAGCTCGGAAACGATCAGGATCGCCGCGTCATGGGTGTCCGCGTCCATCCGCCACTGGTCGAGCCGGGCCCGGGTCAGCCGCCGTGCGCCGGCCACCGACTCGGGGTGCGCGGGCAGTGCGAAGCAGTACCGGAGCGCCTCCGTCCCGGGACTGAGATCCATGAGCCGGGGGATGAGCGCACTGCCAGGTGCCACAACCGATTCCTCACAGTGGGGGCTGCGTCACGCTCCGCGCTCTCACGCGAATGAGGGCCGGCGCGACTTCGTGAACTGGTTCACTCACCAACTCTCCCCCTGTCGCGAACACTTGGCAAGGGGCACTCTGAAAATTTCAGAGTGGCTGTGTTCTGGATCGCCCATGCATGGCACACTGCTCGCAAACAGCGCATGGGGAGGTCTGAAGTGAGCGAACCGCGGTCCGCCCCGACCGTGGGTCAGGTCGTTCTCGGCAAGCGCCTGCAGGATCTGCGGGAGCGCGTCGGCCTGAACCGCGACCAGGCCGCCAAGGTTCTGCGGGTCGCGCCTGCGACGATACGCAGGATGGAGACCGCCGAGGTCGCTCTCAAGATCCCCTACGTGCAGCTGCTGCTGAAGGCGTACGGGGTCGCGGACGACGAGGCCGAGGCCTTCGTGGAGCTGGCCGAGGAGGCCAACAAACCCGGCTGGTGGCAGCGCTTCCACGACGTGCTGCCCGACTGGTTCAGCATGTACGTCAGTCTGGAGGGCGCCGCGAGCCTCCTGCGCATGTACGAGCCGCACTTCGTCCCCGGTCTGCTCCAGACCGAGGACTACGCGCGCTCGGTGATGCGCACCGGGGCCGTCGGCCAGACCAGACCCGAGGACATAGAACGCCATGTGGCGCTGCGGATGCAGCGCCAGTCCCTGCTGACCAGACCGGACGCCCCGAAGCTGTGGGTGGTGATGGACGAGACGGTGCTGCGCCGTCCCGTCGGCAGCGTCGAGGCCATGCGCGGGCAGATCGACCGGCTGCTCGAAGCGACCGAACTGCCCCATGTGACACTGCAGATCGCGGAGTTCTCCACGGGACACCACCCGGGCACCTACGGCCCGTTCGTCCTGTTCCGGTTCGGCGTCCCCGAACTCCCCGACATGGTTTACAGCGAGTACCTGACCGGAGCCGTCTACTTCGACGCGCGCCCCGAGGTGGCCTCCTACCTCGAAGTCATGGACCGCATGGCGGCTCAGGCCGCCACTGCACAACGCACGAAGGAAATCCTCCGGGACTTCCGCAAGGAGCTGTGATGGATCCCATATACAACGGCATGCCGGCCGCCGATCTCGGCACCGAGGGCTGGCACAAGCCGTGGAGCGGTGGGAACGGGGGCAACTGCGTCGAAGCGATGAAGCTCTCCGATGGCCGGGTCGCCGTGCGCCAGTCCTCCGATCCCGACGGCCCCGCCCTGATCTACTCCCACGGCGAGATCGCCGCCTTCATCCAGGGAGCCAAGTCCGGCCAGGCGGACTTCCTCCTCACCTGATTCCGTCGCCCGCCCCTGTCCGTCGTCCGGCCCGGCCCCGCCGGGACCGGACCGGCCACCCGAATCCGGCCGGAGCGCTCACCCGAACCGGCCCTCCACCCCGAATCCGCAGCGCCGCCGCCGTCCCCGTTCCCCACACCGCCGTTGTCCGCCGACCTATGGACCCATGGAGCGCGCCATGACCGGGTACGACCCCCGAGCCGTCGAGATCGACACCAGCCGCCCGCATCCCGCACGGATGTACGACTGGTTCCTCGGCGGCAAGGACAACTACCCGGTCGACGAACAGATGGCCCGCGAGCTGCTGGTCCTGCAGCCCCGGGGACGGGACATGGCCCGGGTCAACCGGGCCTTCATGCGCCGGGCCACCAGATGGCTGGCCGAGAACGGCATCCGTCAGTTCCTCGACATCGGCGCCGGCATCCCCACCGAGCCCAACCTCCATCAGATAGCCCAGCGCATCGCGCCGGACGCGCGCGTCGTCTACTGCGACAACGACCCGATCGTCCTCGCGCACGCGGCGGCCCTGCTGCGGTCCACCCCCGAGGGGGCCACCGACTACATCCAGGCCGACGCGCGCGAACCGGACGTCATTCTCGAACAGGCCGGCCGGGTCCTCGACTTCGACCGGCCGGTCGCGCTGTCGATGCTGGCGCTGCTGCACTTCCTGAACGACGAGGACGGCGCGGCCGACATCGTCGACCGCCTGGTCGGAAGGCTCGCCCCGGGCAGTTTCCTGGTGCTCTCGCAGACCACGGGGGACTACGACCCGGAGGGGGCCGCGACCGCGTCCGCCATGTACAAGGCGCGCGGGATGACGCTGCGGCTGCGGTCCCGCGCCGAGTTCACCGCGTTCTTCGACGGGCTCGAACTCGTCGAGCCGGGCGTCTCGCTCTCCGCGGACTGGCGGCCGGAACTCGGCGAGGTCATCGAGGTCTCCGGCGACGAGCCGATCCCGGGTTACGCGGGCGTGGCCCGCAAACCCTGACCACCCGGCCGCATCCGGCCCCGCCCGCCGCCCTCCGTCCCGGATCCCCCGGTTCCGACCGCCGCCCCACCTCCCCGGCCCGGCCGCCCCGTCCGGTGCGCACCCACCGGCGTTCCGCCTCGGCCGTACCACGGGTCACAATGGGCACATGTCACGACGCACCACACGACGGGGCCGGCCCGCCCCCGCCGGAGCACGGACCCCCGGGGTCACCGCGGAATCACCGTGCCCGTGCGGCCTGCCCGCCACCTACGCGGACTGCTGCGGTCGTCTGCACGCCGGGACCGCCGCCGCGCCGACCTGCGAGTCGCTGATGCGCTCCAGGTACACCGCCTTCGTCGTCCGGGACGCGGCGTACCTGCTGCGCACCTGGCACCCCGACACCCGGCCGCCCGCCGTCGAATTCGACCCCGGCACGCGATGGGTGCGCCTGGAGGTGCTGGAGACTACGGAGGGCAGCCCGTTCCACACCACGGGAACGGTCACCTTCCGCGCGCACTACACGGATGACGGCCGGCCGGACTCGCTCCACGAGAAGAGCCGGTTCGTCCGGCACGACGGGGCCTGGGTGTACGTGGCCGGGGTCTTCGTCGACTGACAGCGAGGACCGGGTTCCGGCGGTGCGGGTCGAGCACGGGCGGCGCGGGTCGAGCAGGGGCGGCGCGGCGGCACTCCGTGCGGCGGAGGCGGTCTCGCCGGCGGTGGTGGTCACGTCCGCACCTTCGCACCGGCTGCCGCCTCCCGCATGCGGGGGACGGCCGGACGTGTCGTCAGCCCAGCAGGTCCCGCAGGGAATCCTTCATGCGTGCCACGAAGGCGTCCCGCACGGGCCGTGCCACCCGGTCCAGCGAGAGATACGGATTGAGGTCCTCCAACTCGACGAGCAGCAGCTCGCCCTGAGCGGTCCGGCAGGCGTCGATCCGCTGGATGCCGTGTTCGAGGGTGTTCCACTCCACGAACCCGCGGGCGAACTCCAGATCCGCCGTGCTCGGCTCGTACGGCTCCAGGACCCATCGCCGCTCCGGGTGCGGGGCGTAGAGGGCGTACTGGAAGTCATGGTCGACGAAGTAGAAGGACACCTCGTAGCGGAAGTCGATCCGGGGCTGGACGAGCATCGTGCCGTCCTCCTCACCCGCCAGCGTCGCTTCCCGCACGAACCGCAGGCCGACCGAGTCCGCCCCCAGCTTCGGCTTGACCACGTACTGCGCCGCCCCCGGCAGCGTCCCCAGATCGGCCGCCCGGTCCACCGTGGGGATCACCGGCCGGCCGTCCCGGCTCAGATCGACCAGGTACTGCTTGCCCGCCATGTCCCCGCGCCCGTGCAGCGGGTTGTAGACCCGGGCGCCCAGCTCCCGGGCCCGCGCGCGGAACGCGTCGTACGCCTCCTGGTAGTGCAGCACGGGGCCGCTGTTGCGTATGACGGTCACGTCGAAACCGCCCAGCAGCGCGGCGGCGTCCCGGGGGTGGCAGAGGGCGACGTCGAAATCCTCCCGCAGCCGTGAGGTCAGATGGATGTCCTCGTCGCAGTAGCGGCGTCCGCGCGCCTCGTAGGCGAGGTCGGTGACGAAGAGGACGGACGGTCGGGGTCCGGAGGGCATGTGGTTCTCCCGGGGCGTGTCGGTGACCGGATGATCAATGACCGTGACGGTGCTGCCCGTTCCCGGCCCCGGAGCGCCACGACGGCCGCCCCGTACGGGTCGACCGCGTCGCAGCACCGCACCTGACGACATCCTCCCGCCCGCCCCCGCGGCCGCTCCCCGCGGGGCGTACCGGATCATGCGCCGGGCGGGGAGCGGCGAGGGCTCCCGGTCACCACGGGCTGCCGGGGCGCACCGGGAGCCGGGGGTGGTGGGCGGCGAGGATCTTGTTGGCCCGGGCCAGGTCGGAGAGCGCCTGCTCGCGGTCGGCCCGGTCCTCGACGCAGAGCAGCGGACCGCGGAAGCGGCGCACCTCGCGCGCGGCGCAGTCGGCGTCGAACTCCGCCTGCAGGATGTGCGGCGGGATGCAGGACCCGATCAGCGCGGCGACCCGGTCCGGGATCGGCACGGGGACGAGGAGGTGCGAGGCGGTCATGGGTGGTTCCCTCTCGGAACGGCCGGCCAGGAGGTGGTACGGGGTGCGGCCGCAGGGTGGGCGGCCGACTCCTCCATGTGTACGGCACGCAGTTCCGGGTTTCTCGTTGAGAACGTCTCCGTGTGGCAACCGTTTGAGAGTGACCGGCTATTTCTCTTTACTCACAAGTAAGTTGACTCTTGGTGAGTGACGTGCTCCGGCTGGAAGTCGACTCAGAGCAGGGATTCGCCGCTCCGGTCCCGCAGCCGGAGCGCACGCAGGACGGCCTCGGTGGAGAACCGGCTCTCGGGATCGGTCAGCTGCTTGCCGAAGATCGACTCGAGATTGCGCATCCGGTAGCGGACCGTCTGGGGGTGGACGTCCAGCAGCTCGCCCATGTGGGCCGCGGTGCCCCGGGTGTCCAGCCAGATCCGCAGGGTCTCCACCAGCCGTTCCCGGCGGGTGGTGCTGATGTGGGAGATGGGGGCGAGTTCGCGCCGGGCGAGCTGGTCGACCAGGACCGGGTCGGAGAGCAGCCACAGGGTGATGAGGTGGTCCTCGCAGAGGATGACGGGCGCGTCGTCGATGACGTTGGTGTCGACGAGTTCGAGCACCCGCCGGGCCCAGCGGATCGAGTCCGAGGCCAGGGCGGTGGGCACGGTCAGGCCGATCGCGGCGTGGGTGCCGAGGAGCGCCTCGTCCAGCATGCGTCTTCGGGCGTCGTCGAACGCGCCCGGGACGAGTAAGTGCGGCTGGGGATCGCTGAGATCGGCCAGGACGTCGCGGTCCGCCACGGCCCGGTCCAGGGCGGCGGGGGAGCGGACGGCGACCAGGGTGACCTCGTCGGGCAGGGTCCAGCCGGTCTGCTCGCACAGTTCCGCGATCGCGGTACGGGGCGCGGGGCGGCCGGCGAGGATCAGGTGCAGCAGGCGCCGGCGCATCGCCTCGGTCTGCTCGCCGGTCTGCGACTGCACCTCCAGGAAGCCCTCGCGGGACAGGGATTCGAGCTCGTCGATGTAGGCGAAGAGGGCGTCGGCGAAGCTGAGCATGAGGCTCGGCGAGAAGTTGTGGCTCCGGCCGACCTTCTTGGCCCGGCGCAGCGCGACCCGGGCCCCGAGGCGGTAGGCGCCCTGGAGCGTCTCCATGGTGCGGCCCTCGTACGCCTCGAAGCGTCCGAACCGGCGGCACATGTCGTCGCGCAGTGAGGTAGAGGTGGACGGCTCGGCGACCAGGTCCACGAAGGAGGAGAGGCTCTGCTCGACGCCGACCCGGATGGCCTGCCCGTTGGGGCCGTTGAGCAGCCGGGCGTACTCCGGGTAGGCCCGGGTGACCTCGACCCCGATCTCCTTGATCAGGCTCGGCAGTTCGGGCCGCATGATGGCGGCGAATTCCTGGGGGAGCGGCCCCAGCGGATCCCCCGTGTCCGACGGCTGTACGAGTTCTGGCATGACTGTCCCTTTGCTCTCCGGCGCCCGGTGGGGGGTCAGGCGGTGGGGAAAGCGCTCCCACGAACCGACAGGTGCGTACCAAGTTCGCGATGAAGATAGACCAAGTCAGCGGTCGTGCCCACCACTTGGGCACGACCGAAGTGCGGGGGAAACACGGCCCGGAGCCGTTGGGGGTGCTTCGGTGCAGGTGAGGCGGGAGTGCTCACTTCCGGACAATGTTTTTCGGACTTCTGCTCTGTCGCGGACAAGAAAGTAACCGTGGGTAACCAATTCTCGGCAGGGGGATTGGTGGGGTTTCGTGCGGGTGGTGCGCATTCTTCCGTGGAGGCGCTCCCGCGGTACGGTGACCGCCGTACCGCGCTCCGGTCCGCAGGGTGCCGAAGGCGCGGAAAACAGTCTTGTGGAGATGCGTTCTTCGGTTTCGGGAAATTATTGAGGGATTCGCGGGGGAGTTTCGGAGCCGGTCGGCCGGAATGAATAACTCGTCAGCCTCTTTGCGGCCGGAGCCGATTGGCCCGGGAGGCCGGGGCGTTCCGGGGTGCCGGGGCCGGGGCGTCCTGGGCGCGGCCTTGGACGGTTGCCGTGCGCGGTGCGGGCCTCGGCCGTACCGGCGGGCGGGCCTCCGGTGCGTCCTGGATCCGGGGGCATGGTTTTTCCTGGTGCTCCGCGCAGTTCAGCGGGGCGGCGGGCGCGGGGGCCGGGTCGGCATTCGGCCGCCCCGCCGACGATCTTACCGACGGGTAGGAGACGCCCCGGCGGTCCGGTCCGAGCTTGCCGACTGTGTCAGGGGTGAGTGTCCGGACCCCTCACAGGCATATGACACGCACGTAACTACTCACTTTCGTATAGAAAACCGTGGCGATCTGCTGAGTTCTCGCTAAGGCGGAATGCATTTGCCGAGAGGGGGCGGGAATTTCTGCGTCGGGTATTGCCGCGCCGGGCTACTGGCTCGTAACGTTCGATCCGCACGGAGTTCGATCACGCAGTCGAGTCCATCGACTTCTGCGTCCACGATGTGAGCCGCCCTCGTAGCCGGTCATTCCCAGGCTCTGGTGCGAGGTAATCGGGTACGTCCAACTCCACTTCCCGGAGGTAAGTTCCGTGAGAAAGACCCTCAGCCGCGCCCTGTTCGCCACCACCGTCGCCGCCGCCGCGCTCGGCCTCGCCGCGACGTCCGCCTCGGCCACCGCCCTCGCGGGTTGGACCGTCACCAACCCCAACGCGGACGGCAGCTTCGCCGCCACGCTCAAGGCCGGCACGGTGGCGACCCTGGTCGACACCACCACCGGCCAGCAGGTGGACTGCTCGGTGTCCCCCGCAAGCGGCACCGCCCCGAGCGGTACCTACTCCTCCGGCGTGGGCCTCGCGAAGATCACCTCGGTCACCTGGGGTTCCGCGGCCAGCCCCTGCCCCGGACCGCTCGGCTCCAGCTTCACCGCCGCGCTCGCTCCTGGTGCCGTCATCAGCATCGACGCCGCCAGCTACAGCGGGGGCGTGACCTCCGGGTCCCTGACCGGGGTCAAGGTCAACCTGACGGGCGACACCATCCTCGGGGTCTGCACCGCCGTGATCAGCGGGTCCGTGAACAACGTGACGTACAACAACGCGACCGGCGAGCTCGACATCAACAACGGCTCCGGCCTGAAGGTCCTGAGTGCCACGAACTGCGCGGGTCTGCTCAACGCGGGTGACTCGGCCACGTTCGACGCGACGTACAAGGTCACCAACCCGATCAGCATCACCTACTCGTGAGCCGCTGACCGCGCCCGGGGTCCCCCGCGCCGCTCCCGAACGGAGCCGGCGCGGGGGATCCGGCCGCAGTCGAACCCATCTGCAGTGAGGGCGTGCATGAACATCCTCCGGCGTTTCCCGACGGCAGCTCCCGAGGCGACGGCAGCTCCCGGGGTGGTGGCCGCTCCCGGTCGGCCCGTGACATCGGCGTCGGCGACACCGGTGGGCTCCTGGACCGTGAGCGACCCCCGCCCCGGCGGGTCCTTGAATTCCCCATGAGTCACCGGCCGCGAGGGGGCGCGAGCTGCTCCCCTTTGCGGACGACCAGTCAGCTCCGAGACAACGGCAGGTTGCCGAGATGAGAATGAAGTCGATCCGCTCCCGGCGATGGGGCCAGGTCGGTGCCGTCGGCGGGATGGCCCTGTTGGCAGGGCTCATGCCGGGTACGGGTGTGGCCGGCGGGAGCCATGTGGTGGAGACCCGGCTCGGGTACTCCTGCACGACGGCATCGGGCGAGCACGGGGCGGACGTGACCGTCTCCGTGGAACTGCCGGTGAGCTCCCCGGTGGGCGTCGCGGTCCAGCCGGAACAGGTGCGGATCGGCCTGGCGCTCGCGCCGGAGCTGCTGGGCGAACTGCCCGAGGGGGAGTCCCCCGTACTGTCCGGGGCGGCGAGCCTGTGGACGACGGTCACGCAGAACGGCGTGTCGACGGACGTGATGTGGCAGGCCCTGGAGATCCCGGAGTCGGCCGTCGCCGCGGACCGGCCCACGGATGTCGGGGCGAGCGGGGCGGTGCCCACCGTGACACCCCGGTCCGGCGGCGCGATGGTCTTCGCGGCGGGCAAGCTGCAACTGGACCTGGTGGTCCGGCCGTCCGGCGGGGAGACGCCCGAGCCCACCGTCGTCCCGGTGACCTGCACGGCCGACGCGGACCAGTCGGCGGAGCTCGGGACCGTGCGGGTGCCGGCGCCGTCCGACGGCACCGTGCCCGGTGCGCCGGACGGCCCGGACGCGGGCACCACGCCGCAGGAGGACGCCCGGAACGCGGACGCCGGGGTCGCGGCGGACACCAAAGAGGTCACGGCGCCGGACCTCCCCGGCTGCAAGATCCTCTACGGCCCGGTCACCGCGCCGCCCAGAGCGGCGCACGGCTACATGGCCGGCTACGCCAATGTGAACAAGCAGAAGGCCGCCACGAAATTCCAGGACCCGGCCCATCTGCTGCTCCAGCTCAATTCGATGCTCGCGGTCTACAGCTGCCCCACCGGCTCGCTGACCTGGGTCCACAGCGAAGGCACGATGGACCACCGGGGCAAGCCCCAGATGCCACCCGCCCGGTCGACCTTCCTGACCTTCGGGTTCATGCCGACGACGGCCACCGTCGAGATGTCGCTCACCGGTCCCGTCTACATCGACACGTTCAACGACGGGGCGCCGGACCCGGTGACCGGCCGCCGGAAGGAATCCACCACGGCGACGGCCCAGGTGAGCCTGCGGCTGTACGACGTGTCGGTGAACGGCACACCCCTCGACGTGGGGCCGAACTGCCGCACGGCCCGGTCGATGGAGCTCGCCCTCGTCGGCAAGGGCTCCACCGGTGCGGGGCCGGACGAGGGGTACACCGTCAAGTCCGGCGGCCCGCTCCTCGGGTCCGCCGACGTCCCCCCGTTCACCGGCTGCGGAGTGACCGAGGACCTGGACAACGTGTTCACCGCCGCGGTCTCCGGACCGGGGAACTACACCAAGATGATGCAGAGCCCGCTCTGCGTGGACGGCGCGCCGGCGCACTGCCCGGAGCCCCCGAGGCCCAAGCCCGAACGCTGAACGCGCACCCCTTTACTTCTTTCCTCAGAAAGGCTGGACGATCAATGAGTGCTGCCCCGAAGCGAGTCAGACCCGCTCTTGTCGGCGCGTTGCTGGCCGTCGCGGTGGGAGTCCCGCTGAGCACCTCGCCC encodes the following:
- a CDS encoding ATP-binding protein, translated to MAPGSALIPRLMDLSPGTEALRYCFALPAHPESVAGARRLTRARLDQWRMDADTHDAAILIVSELVTNAVVHTVSTRVVCELHRLHRRLRIAVQDQGHQPGGPQLRRTSDDEHGRGLLLVDAMCSAWGSRDTGNGSGRIVWAELSHGPEQPC
- a CDS encoding helix-turn-helix transcriptional regulator, translating into MSEPRSAPTVGQVVLGKRLQDLRERVGLNRDQAAKVLRVAPATIRRMETAEVALKIPYVQLLLKAYGVADDEAEAFVELAEEANKPGWWQRFHDVLPDWFSMYVSLEGAASLLRMYEPHFVPGLLQTEDYARSVMRTGAVGQTRPEDIERHVALRMQRQSLLTRPDAPKLWVVMDETVLRRPVGSVEAMRGQIDRLLEATELPHVTLQIAEFSTGHHPGTYGPFVLFRFGVPELPDMVYSEYLTGAVYFDARPEVASYLEVMDRMAAQAATAQRTKEILRDFRKEL
- a CDS encoding DUF397 domain-containing protein; translated protein: MDPIYNGMPAADLGTEGWHKPWSGGNGGNCVEAMKLSDGRVAVRQSSDPDGPALIYSHGEIAAFIQGAKSGQADFLLT
- a CDS encoding SAM-dependent methyltransferase; this encodes MTGYDPRAVEIDTSRPHPARMYDWFLGGKDNYPVDEQMARELLVLQPRGRDMARVNRAFMRRATRWLAENGIRQFLDIGAGIPTEPNLHQIAQRIAPDARVVYCDNDPIVLAHAAALLRSTPEGATDYIQADAREPDVILEQAGRVLDFDRPVALSMLALLHFLNDEDGAADIVDRLVGRLAPGSFLVLSQTTGDYDPEGAATASAMYKARGMTLRLRSRAEFTAFFDGLELVEPGVSLSADWRPELGEVIEVSGDEPIPGYAGVARKP
- a CDS encoding YchJ family metal-binding protein, with protein sequence MSRRTTRRGRPAPAGARTPGVTAESPCPCGLPATYADCCGRLHAGTAAAPTCESLMRSRYTAFVVRDAAYLLRTWHPDTRPPAVEFDPGTRWVRLEVLETTEGSPFHTTGTVTFRAHYTDDGRPDSLHEKSRFVRHDGAWVYVAGVFVD
- a CDS encoding helix-turn-helix domain-containing protein, whose protein sequence is MPELVQPSDTGDPLGPLPQEFAAIMRPELPSLIKEIGVEVTRAYPEYARLLNGPNGQAIRVGVEQSLSSFVDLVAEPSTSTSLRDDMCRRFGRFEAYEGRTMETLQGAYRLGARVALRRAKKVGRSHNFSPSLMLSFADALFAYIDELESLSREGFLEVQSQTGEQTEAMRRRLLHLILAGRPAPRTAIAELCEQTGWTLPDEVTLVAVRSPAALDRAVADRDVLADLSDPQPHLLVPGAFDDARRRMLDEALLGTHAAIGLTVPTALASDSIRWARRVLELVDTNVIDDAPVILCEDHLITLWLLSDPVLVDQLARRELAPISHISTTRRERLVETLRIWLDTRGTAAHMGELLDVHPQTVRYRMRNLESIFGKQLTDPESRFSTEAVLRALRLRDRSGESLL
- a CDS encoding DUF6801 domain-containing protein, whose protein sequence is MRMKSIRSRRWGQVGAVGGMALLAGLMPGTGVAGGSHVVETRLGYSCTTASGEHGADVTVSVELPVSSPVGVAVQPEQVRIGLALAPELLGELPEGESPVLSGAASLWTTVTQNGVSTDVMWQALEIPESAVAADRPTDVGASGAVPTVTPRSGGAMVFAAGKLQLDLVVRPSGGETPEPTVVPVTCTADADQSAELGTVRVPAPSDGTVPGAPDGPDAGTTPQEDARNADAGVAADTKEVTAPDLPGCKILYGPVTAPPRAAHGYMAGYANVNKQKAATKFQDPAHLLLQLNSMLAVYSCPTGSLTWVHSEGTMDHRGKPQMPPARSTFLTFGFMPTTATVEMSLTGPVYIDTFNDGAPDPVTGRRKESTTATAQVSLRLYDVSVNGTPLDVGPNCRTARSMELALVGKGSTGAGPDEGYTVKSGGPLLGSADVPPFTGCGVTEDLDNVFTAAVSGPGNYTKMMQSPLCVDGAPAHCPEPPRPKPER